The Verrucomicrobium spinosum DSM 4136 = JCM 18804 genome includes a region encoding these proteins:
- a CDS encoding TIGR02597 family protein yields MTAKTLSGAVALSVLTLLCSIKVEAQVFSEPVGFNRVTALGSSDTRFSVPFHRPVLFQCAVHSVSGSVLTVQGEPLWASSQFLYAQGTQPNTYYVSFTSGSRAGTYYTVTANTAAVGNNTATITIDLSGDVIDDPEGVQPGDTFKVIPYWTLSSLFPGQQGISGTTSAGGSGAATKLLFQNVSLPGINFSPVAMYFYYTGAGGFGPNWRLIGGGPAINNDTVFLVDSHLVFRQDNTIPTTTVFTYGTVPLGVRRYPIGTLQANTPQDVYMALDVPVAMTLWNSRLYQSGAFTGSGDIDGTTGDKISFYDNGVASINKTAAFRFFYYEGSAHGGPGWRLLGGDPDAIQNDVEMFQPSSGFIIRKQAEAVPTTKFWTVIPPYSPGQH; encoded by the coding sequence ATGACTGCAAAGACATTGTCTGGTGCCGTTGCCCTTAGCGTTCTCACCCTGTTGTGTTCGATCAAAGTAGAAGCCCAGGTTTTCAGCGAACCTGTGGGATTCAACCGTGTGACGGCGCTAGGATCCTCTGACACCCGGTTCAGCGTGCCTTTTCACCGTCCAGTCTTGTTTCAGTGCGCAGTACATTCGGTCTCTGGATCGGTTCTGACTGTGCAAGGGGAGCCGCTCTGGGCCTCCAGTCAGTTCCTTTATGCTCAAGGAACTCAGCCCAACACCTACTACGTCTCCTTCACCTCTGGGTCACGCGCCGGGACGTACTACACCGTCACCGCCAACACCGCTGCCGTCGGCAACAACACCGCTACTATCACCATTGATCTCAGCGGAGATGTAATCGACGATCCGGAGGGGGTTCAACCGGGCGACACCTTCAAGGTGATCCCCTACTGGACGCTTTCGAGCCTGTTCCCAGGACAGCAGGGAATCAGTGGCACGACGAGTGCTGGAGGTTCAGGTGCTGCGACCAAACTGCTCTTTCAGAACGTCTCATTGCCAGGAATCAATTTTTCACCGGTTGCAATGTACTTTTACTACACTGGCGCAGGTGGATTCGGCCCCAACTGGCGCTTGATTGGGGGAGGGCCTGCGATCAACAATGACACTGTGTTCCTCGTTGATAGTCATCTGGTCTTTCGTCAGGACAACACCATTCCGACTACTACCGTTTTCACATATGGAACGGTGCCGCTGGGTGTTCGAAGGTACCCCATAGGCACCCTTCAGGCCAACACGCCCCAAGACGTCTACATGGCACTGGACGTTCCCGTTGCCATGACGCTTTGGAATTCCCGGCTCTATCAAAGCGGAGCATTTACGGGATCCGGAGACATCGATGGAACCACAGGTGACAAAATCTCCTTTTACGACAACGGTGTAGCTTCCATAAATAAGACTGCAGCATTTCGCTTTTTTTACTATGAAGGATCAGCCCATGGAGGGCCCGGTTGGCGACTGTTGGGCGGAGATCCGGACGCTATCCAGAATGATGTTGAGATGTTCCAGCCCAGTTCAGGATTCATCATTCGCAAGCAAGCAGAGGCAGTCCCAACGACCAAATTTTGGACAGTCATCCCCCCCTATTCACCGGGGCAACATTGA
- a CDS encoding TIGR02597 family protein: MTNPTLISMLAVAALTTVSINCPAQELSAPVGFNRATCLAGSDTICSVPFDRQPQFEGTLSALTSTGSTATLTPVEGVSWATDQFRDNSFIRIRSGPMNGTYFQITGNSNGQLTIDLAGMDGSSLSEGTRFKICKFWTLDSLFPPSTQSTIIPSTGNLLAQRRTELLLPDNTSPGYNLPPAAIYYLYGTTEWRRSASGFPQAGSTILWPDTYFIIKHGHASITTDTQLITTGHVELGSLTSPLAVLTTDRQDNFVTHGRPVPMPLSKLGLDESTFQSSSSILLPHRRDELYVYDNLIPQLNKPPSFIYYKVGSDWRSASSGSPVSNHVLIPPGSGFIIRKYPIASPSSILWRNDLPGQN, from the coding sequence ATGACGAACCCCACCCTCATTTCCATGTTGGCAGTGGCTGCGTTGACCACTGTTTCGATCAATTGCCCTGCCCAGGAGCTGAGCGCTCCGGTAGGATTCAATAGAGCCACGTGTTTGGCCGGTTCCGATACAATCTGCTCAGTTCCGTTCGATCGGCAACCACAGTTTGAAGGCACACTGAGTGCGTTGACCTCCACTGGCTCAACTGCGACACTGACCCCAGTAGAAGGTGTCTCTTGGGCAACTGACCAGTTCAGAGACAACTCTTTCATCAGAATTAGGAGTGGTCCCATGAACGGGACCTACTTCCAAATCACGGGCAATTCCAACGGTCAACTAACCATCGACCTTGCTGGAATGGACGGTAGCAGCCTCTCCGAGGGCACTCGATTCAAGATCTGCAAGTTCTGGACGCTTGATTCACTGTTCCCGCCTTCCACGCAGTCCACCATCATCCCTTCCACTGGAAACCTCCTCGCCCAGCGAAGAACGGAACTATTGCTACCTGACAACACCTCACCGGGATACAACCTGCCGCCTGCCGCAATTTACTATCTCTACGGCACCACAGAATGGCGCCGCTCGGCGTCAGGCTTCCCCCAAGCCGGTTCCACCATCCTCTGGCCGGACACCTACTTTATCATCAAACACGGGCACGCAAGCATCACGACTGACACTCAGCTCATCACTACCGGTCATGTGGAGCTGGGGTCGCTGACCTCCCCTCTTGCAGTATTGACCACTGATCGCCAAGACAACTTCGTCACCCACGGACGACCGGTACCAATGCCCCTCTCCAAACTCGGTCTTGACGAATCCACATTTCAAAGCAGCAGCAGCATTTTGCTTCCCCACAGAAGAGATGAACTGTATGTGTATGACAATCTCATACCCCAGCTAAATAAGCCTCCCTCTTTCATCTATTACAAAGTGGGCAGCGACTGGAGAAGCGCCAGTTCGGGCTCCCCTGTTTCAAACCACGTGCTCATACCGCCCGGCTCAGGGTTTATCATCCGCAAATACCCTATTGCATCGCCCTCCTCCATTTTATGGAGAAACGATCTTCCTGGCCAGAATTAA
- a CDS encoding TIGR02597 family protein, with amino-acid sequence MKPILFLTATICLSAWVEGPALFGQDFSNPVGFVKFESPANTDMRISAPVHRPSVYRGNVTNVSGNVLTLATANFTAGQLIYNGTSQLDHFYVRVASGTAAGAWYSITGHTSDTLTVSPATTLNLSERGLAATTGIDEILIIPHWTLNTIFPDQAGIVTSPDPFAPSGTFAMMIAPGLTGNDLIPTEVYIYHDGSSGLLDAGWYDVADTSLGTFDNSPLSPDDHLIMRNQSSFMQTHYISGDVPTTKITTNLLRLATTTNDNHVIQPFPIPLTVEQLSLVENAIFKPSPNLFAPLGDLLLKFPSPPTGIDLAPTRSYMYYDGSMGILPEGWYDIGNLFGGAVGSTLTLEPGEAFVIRRPDGIAQLDPWTLDLPYPVP; translated from the coding sequence ATGAAGCCAATCCTATTCCTCACCGCAACGATCTGTCTTTCGGCCTGGGTAGAAGGTCCCGCTCTATTTGGCCAGGACTTCAGCAATCCGGTCGGATTTGTAAAATTTGAATCGCCCGCAAACACGGACATGCGAATCTCCGCACCCGTTCACCGTCCGTCCGTTTATCGAGGCAACGTCACTAATGTGAGCGGCAACGTCCTCACCCTTGCCACTGCCAACTTCACAGCCGGTCAACTGATCTACAACGGAACCAGCCAACTTGACCACTTTTATGTCAGAGTCGCTTCGGGAACTGCGGCTGGCGCTTGGTACTCGATCACTGGCCATACATCGGACACTCTTACAGTGTCTCCCGCCACGACACTAAATCTTTCGGAACGGGGCTTGGCTGCCACTACCGGCATTGACGAAATCCTCATCATCCCCCATTGGACGCTAAACACAATATTCCCAGATCAAGCTGGAATCGTCACCAGCCCGGATCCCTTTGCTCCGTCAGGGACCTTTGCCATGATGATCGCCCCTGGTTTGACAGGGAACGACTTGATCCCAACAGAGGTATACATCTACCACGACGGCTCAAGTGGGCTTTTGGACGCTGGGTGGTACGATGTTGCAGACACGTCCCTGGGAACATTCGACAATTCACCCCTTTCTCCCGATGACCACCTGATCATGCGTAACCAGTCCTCCTTTATGCAAACGCACTACATCTCAGGTGATGTCCCTACCACCAAGATTACGACCAACTTACTTCGTCTGGCCACCACTACGAATGACAACCATGTCATTCAGCCCTTTCCTATCCCTCTCACCGTCGAACAACTAAGCCTCGTTGAAAACGCCATTTTCAAACCCAGCCCCAACCTCTTCGCCCCTTTGGGCGATTTACTTCTGAAATTTCCCAGCCCTCCCACAGGCATCGACCTTGCTCCAACGAGGAGCTATATGTACTACGATGGCTCGATGGGCATCCTGCCCGAGGGATGGTATGATATAGGAAATCTGTTTGGCGGGGCCGTCGGCAGCACCCTCACCCTAGAACCCGGCGAGGCATTTGTGATCCGCAGACCTGACGGGATCGCACAACTGGATCCGTGGACGCTTGATTTGCCTTACCCTGTGCCCTAG
- a CDS encoding TIGR02597 family protein yields the protein MTLRFVPMPSALFTTSLSILAALACLPIQAQEFTGPVGFTKTICLPQSDAFCSPSFNDREAFMGVLGITTASGGAATISPSVPPVWTSDQYKDFFYVRITSGAKSGMYYQISANSTSTLTIDLAGDNITGLNEGDSFKICRFWTLGTQFPPSTQSTIIPSLSTDTPDRRSEVLFANTQSSGINIPPVDKYYLVGSSWLKSDDATASVMNDVIIPPDSYIIIRHNHPAISASTTFTTAGTVDFDDMALCMQTLASGSQDNHLSLGRPVDVKLAELDLDPVSFLDSLGSLVTQRRDLLCVYDNTVAQVNRGPSAMYYRMNGSWYMVGGGATTYNDAVLPHSAGFMVRKYKTNVDQRQIWISNPYND from the coding sequence ATGACTCTGCGCTTCGTCCCCATGCCATCTGCGTTGTTCACAACTAGCTTGTCCATTCTGGCTGCCCTTGCCTGCCTGCCCATACAGGCCCAAGAGTTCACCGGGCCGGTCGGATTTACCAAGACAATCTGTCTCCCCCAGTCGGACGCGTTCTGCTCGCCGTCCTTTAACGATCGCGAAGCATTTATGGGTGTCTTAGGAATCACCACGGCCAGCGGCGGAGCTGCGACAATTTCCCCCTCCGTCCCACCCGTCTGGACGTCGGATCAGTACAAAGACTTCTTTTACGTCCGCATCACTTCAGGGGCGAAGAGCGGCATGTACTACCAAATCTCCGCCAATTCGACAAGTACGCTTACCATCGATCTGGCCGGCGACAACATCACCGGATTGAACGAAGGCGACTCATTCAAGATCTGCAGATTCTGGACACTTGGAACCCAATTCCCTCCGTCCACACAATCCACGATTATTCCTTCTTTAAGCACGGACACCCCAGATCGCCGCTCCGAAGTCCTCTTTGCCAACACCCAGTCCTCCGGCATCAACATTCCACCGGTCGACAAGTACTACCTCGTCGGCAGCTCCTGGCTCAAATCAGATGACGCAACAGCCAGCGTCATGAACGACGTGATCATTCCACCCGACAGCTACATCATCATCCGCCACAATCATCCTGCCATTTCAGCTTCAACGACATTCACTACCGCGGGGACTGTTGATTTCGATGACATGGCGCTCTGCATGCAAACCCTGGCATCGGGATCGCAAGACAATCATCTCTCCCTGGGGCGCCCTGTTGATGTCAAACTTGCAGAGCTGGACCTCGATCCTGTTTCATTTCTCGACAGCCTTGGCAGCTTGGTGACTCAGCGCAGAGATTTACTCTGCGTTTATGACAACACCGTTGCACAGGTGAACCGGGGACCGTCAGCAATGTACTATCGGATGAATGGATCATGGTACATGGTGGGTGGAGGAGCAACCACTTACAACGATGCAGTCCTTCCACACTCCGCTGGTTTCATGGTCCGGAAGTACAAGACGAATGTTGACCAGAGGCAGATTTGGATAAGCAACCCCTACAACGATTGA
- a CDS encoding TIGR02597 family protein, producing MRALFMKSCMVFAATVCLLSWQGGAVLFGQDFSNPVGFVKFESPANTDMRISAPVHRPSVYRGNVTNVSGNVLTLATANFTAGQLIYNGTSQLDHFYVRVASGTAAGAWYSITGHTSDTLTVSPATTLNLSERGLAATTGIDEILIIPHWTLNTIFPDQAGIVTSPDPFAPSGTRVMMIPPSLTGPNLGPTEVFIYHDGSSGFIAAGWYNVANLFVGTYDHAPLAPDDHLIMRNRSSQLQTHYISGDAPSTKISTDLLRLATTTNDNHVIQPYPVPLTVDELDLVQNGIFTPSSNPFAPLGDLLLRFPSPPPTGTNLTPTKTYMYYDGSMGFLPQGWYDIGAPFGGSVDTSLVLGPGEVIVIRRPAGIAQLDPWTLDLPYP from the coding sequence ATGAGAGCATTATTTATGAAATCGTGCATGGTCTTTGCTGCAACCGTTTGTCTTCTGTCATGGCAGGGAGGTGCAGTTCTATTTGGCCAGGACTTCAGTAATCCGGTCGGTTTTGTCAAATTTGAATCGCCCGCAAACACGGACATGCGAATCTCCGCACCCGTTCACCGTCCGTCCGTTTATCGAGGCAACGTCACTAATGTGAGCGGCAACGTCCTCACCCTTGCCACTGCCAACTTCACAGCCGGTCAACTGATCTACAACGGAACCAGCCAACTTGACCACTTTTATGTCAGAGTCGCTTCGGGAACTGCGGCTGGCGCTTGGTACTCGATCACTGGCCATACATCGGACACTCTTACAGTGTCTCCCGCCACGACACTAAATCTTTCGGAACGGGGCTTGGCTGCCACTACCGGCATTGACGAAATCCTCATCATCCCCCATTGGACGCTAAACACAATATTCCCAGATCAAGCTGGAATCGTCACCAGCCCGGATCCCTTTGCTCCGTCAGGGACCCGCGTTATGATGATCCCCCCTTCTCTAACAGGACCCAATTTGGGTCCCACAGAAGTATTCATCTATCACGATGGATCAAGTGGGTTCATAGCTGCCGGATGGTACAATGTCGCTAACTTGTTCGTTGGCACATACGACCATGCCCCCTTGGCACCAGATGACCACTTAATCATGCGCAATCGTTCCAGCCAGCTGCAAACGCACTACATCTCGGGTGATGCGCCAAGCACCAAGATTTCAACCGATCTGCTTCGACTCGCAACCACGACAAACGACAATCACGTCATTCAACCCTATCCCGTGCCCCTCACGGTAGATGAACTCGACCTCGTCCAGAATGGCATTTTCACACCTAGCTCGAATCCTTTCGCACCCTTGGGCGACCTGCTTCTAAGATTCCCCAGCCCTCCCCCCACTGGCACCAACCTTACGCCAACAAAAACCTACATGTACTACGATGGCTCGATGGGCTTCCTGCCACAAGGCTGGTACGACATTGGAGCCCCATTTGGCGGGTCCGTCGACACTTCACTCGTGCTGGGGCCAGGCGAAGTCATTGTGATCCGAAGGCCTGCTGGAATCGCACAACTGGATCCGTGGACGCTTGATTTGCCCTACCCATGA
- a CDS encoding TIGR02597 family protein, whose product MIALYTSLAGAFIPFRLPVIQYGRAWRSALPIALATAMGWSSIVAQSVIYPIGSRTVQLPTSTDVFVQLPFLRNPEFHGTCQGLQNNGLHDPGESFTDLNSNGTWDTGEPFVDTHNVLQFDTAAPATNRFVYLAGTQPNHYYALIADGEKEGSTFPVTANDGQTVTINLNGSSIQGNVGPGTSFWITPYHTLSTIFPSQEGVHASTSHSIATRETQVLIPDTTSVGTDLAALDSYYYYSGTAGAGPGWRKSGFAQIIANDTPIKQECFIIVRHRASSAGTKVVLRGFVQPTRLSTVLRISATSDQDNATVLPFVTDATLQQLGIVECGAFIPSESHSITTRQDQLLVWDNTVSGYNKAADTSYYYYGGLNPPGPGWRRSGVANVLANNEIVLSSTRCFIIRKKGGTTPSQIVWSVRPSYLSQ is encoded by the coding sequence ATGATCGCTCTTTATACGAGTCTAGCGGGTGCGTTCATCCCGTTTCGCCTGCCTGTGATCCAATACGGCAGAGCTTGGCGCAGCGCACTCCCCATCGCCTTGGCGACGGCGATGGGCTGGTCCAGCATCGTCGCGCAAAGCGTGATCTATCCGATCGGATCAAGAACGGTACAACTGCCAACTAGTACGGACGTCTTCGTTCAGTTGCCATTTCTCCGGAACCCAGAATTTCACGGCACCTGCCAAGGTCTGCAGAACAATGGGTTACATGACCCAGGCGAATCTTTCACTGATCTGAATAGCAACGGCACCTGGGATACGGGCGAGCCCTTCGTCGACACCCACAATGTGCTGCAATTCGACACTGCCGCACCCGCCACAAATAGATTTGTTTATCTGGCCGGTACACAGCCCAATCACTACTACGCACTCATTGCGGACGGTGAAAAAGAAGGCTCAACTTTCCCAGTCACCGCGAACGACGGTCAAACGGTGACCATTAATCTCAACGGCAGTTCGATTCAGGGAAACGTTGGACCAGGGACATCTTTCTGGATTACCCCCTACCACACGTTATCAACGATCTTCCCCAGTCAGGAAGGCGTTCACGCCTCCACCAGTCACTCTATAGCCACCAGAGAAACGCAAGTCCTTATACCGGACACCACCTCCGTGGGCACGGACCTGGCAGCTCTTGACTCCTATTACTACTATTCGGGCACCGCGGGAGCGGGCCCAGGTTGGCGCAAGTCAGGATTCGCCCAGATCATTGCCAACGACACCCCCATCAAACAGGAGTGCTTCATCATCGTAAGGCATCGGGCGAGTTCCGCAGGCACAAAGGTTGTCCTCAGGGGATTCGTCCAGCCTACCCGACTCAGCACCGTGTTAAGGATCTCCGCGACTTCCGATCAGGACAATGCGACAGTATTGCCGTTTGTGACCGATGCCACACTACAGCAACTCGGCATCGTGGAATGCGGCGCCTTCATTCCAAGCGAATCCCACTCCATCACCACCCGTCAAGATCAACTCCTTGTGTGGGACAATACGGTTTCTGGATACAACAAGGCTGCCGACACCAGCTACTACTACTACGGCGGGCTAAACCCACCCGGGCCAGGTTGGCGGCGGTCTGGCGTTGCCAACGTACTGGCCAACAACGAGATCGTCTTAAGCTCGACAAGATGTTTCATCATCCGGAAAAAGGGGGGCACCACGCCATCTCAGATAGTTTGGAGTGTTCGTCCTTCCTATCTTTCGCAGTAG
- a CDS encoding DUF6973 domain-containing protein: MRDAINFIRIGRCKIILVSTVFAALLCCRQLAAQTSSDLNSGLNITYDAVNSEFVISWWGEEGVKYYLQKSADMVNWSYLPVLEKGYGMPISKTVTSSEERLFFRLASAPSVNSSPENDDADGDSVADGTEVENGTDPFNQDTDGDGWFDDEEINNNTDGKDPGSQPTLLSSEEYVEIKARWINASYTDTGGQIEHYYWMYSSEYQFPSENGSWNIFSGWTEYLEPIKSGGAFYSDYREPPFITDLAVAQATLADLDSMTEGWRQTNGEVDVRSAYTVQTAGSGGGTPPFGAYWNGDTWETSYQTQDNLDWSGGVAEVKLFWKASAPRQERLSSVSIPFLRYTKVNGVLTSVATELLTIEPGQLSSNSGGTTGVGSVKLSADEPVNNRVTHHFLKPLKIEVKRGGVNNQNWMTQGGIIRDVISIWSVDDYATRTGDAKTDWMQLRVDVPQSLLDDFPSPIVKWTIPDSTQTVADDVLETPRLQWSSSTGLKEIKITIGGRDFKVWLDVPDVGTMSELTWASILVNSGPAGAAGVVNAWAHNEVARSWSLDASNSHLLKSEQNALKHSCWMALCASDVTVGPAWAALLGTAHEYENKLKGSYPFESTMDYHNNLVGTTVIHPLDFTGAQIRADLLTRLGNGTLWVWDSKGNEFTGFRATRKANGEPIHPQ; the protein is encoded by the coding sequence ATGAGAGACGCGATAAATTTCATTCGGATCGGGCGTTGCAAAATTATCCTGGTGTCGACTGTGTTCGCCGCGTTGCTTTGCTGTCGGCAATTGGCGGCTCAGACCTCTTCAGATTTGAACTCAGGCCTGAATATTACTTATGATGCGGTGAACTCGGAGTTTGTAATATCGTGGTGGGGAGAGGAGGGGGTGAAATATTATCTGCAAAAATCGGCGGACATGGTAAATTGGTCGTACTTGCCGGTGTTGGAGAAAGGCTATGGAATGCCGATTTCAAAAACTGTAACTTCAAGTGAAGAGAGGCTCTTTTTTCGCCTTGCATCTGCGCCATCTGTAAATAGTAGCCCCGAGAATGATGATGCCGATGGTGATTCGGTTGCGGATGGGACTGAAGTAGAGAATGGAACTGATCCGTTTAATCAGGATACTGATGGCGATGGTTGGTTCGATGATGAAGAAATTAACAATAACACGGATGGGAAAGATCCGGGCAGCCAGCCGACTTTGCTCTCTTCTGAAGAGTATGTTGAAATCAAGGCACGTTGGATTAATGCATCTTATACTGATACTGGTGGTCAGATCGAACATTACTATTGGATGTATTCTAGCGAATATCAATTCCCTTCTGAGAATGGTTCGTGGAATATATTCTCAGGCTGGACCGAGTACCTGGAGCCGATCAAATCAGGGGGGGCGTTCTATAGTGATTACCGTGAGCCACCTTTTATCACCGATCTTGCCGTCGCTCAGGCTACATTGGCAGATCTAGATAGCATGACCGAGGGGTGGCGGCAGACGAATGGCGAAGTGGATGTTCGCTCGGCATATACAGTCCAAACAGCGGGTAGCGGCGGCGGTACTCCTCCCTTTGGAGCATATTGGAATGGTGATACCTGGGAAACTTCTTACCAAACACAAGATAATCTAGACTGGTCTGGTGGGGTTGCTGAAGTAAAGTTGTTCTGGAAGGCGAGTGCGCCACGTCAAGAGCGACTTTCATCGGTAAGTATTCCGTTTCTACGTTACACGAAGGTAAACGGAGTGCTGACGAGCGTGGCAACGGAACTATTGACGATTGAGCCTGGTCAATTGAGCTCAAATAGTGGCGGAACTACTGGAGTAGGATCTGTCAAGTTGTCTGCGGATGAGCCGGTCAACAATCGCGTCACACATCATTTCCTGAAACCACTGAAGATTGAAGTGAAGCGGGGAGGGGTCAATAATCAGAATTGGATGACTCAGGGTGGGATAATTCGAGATGTCATTAGTATTTGGAGTGTCGACGATTACGCAACACGCACTGGGGATGCTAAGACTGACTGGATGCAGTTGCGAGTTGATGTGCCGCAGTCCTTGTTGGATGATTTTCCATCACCGATCGTAAAGTGGACTATTCCTGATTCCACTCAGACAGTTGCTGATGATGTGTTGGAAACCCCTCGTCTTCAGTGGTCGTCAAGCACCGGTTTAAAGGAAATCAAAATTACTATTGGCGGGCGCGACTTCAAAGTCTGGTTGGATGTGCCAGATGTTGGAACAATGTCAGAACTGACTTGGGCTAGTATACTTGTCAACTCGGGTCCAGCGGGGGCTGCGGGAGTGGTCAACGCGTGGGCGCATAACGAAGTGGCGAGAAGTTGGTCGCTCGACGCCAGCAACTCGCATTTGCTAAAGTCCGAACAAAATGCCTTGAAGCATAGCTGCTGGATGGCTTTGTGCGCTTCGGATGTGACGGTGGGTCCTGCATGGGCTGCACTTTTAGGTACTGCGCATGAATATGAGAATAAGCTAAAGGGTTCCTATCCGTTCGAGAGCACGATGGACTACCACAATAATCTCGTAGGCACTACTGTTATCCATCCTCTAGACTTTACCGGGGCTCAAATTCGTGCCGACCTCTTGACACGGCTTGGAAATGGTACACTCTGGGTGTGGGATTCGAAGGGGAACGAATTCACTGGCTTCCGGGCAACCAGAAAAGCTAATGGTGAGCCTATTCATCCTCAATGA